The Streptomyces sp. NBC_01353 genome contains a region encoding:
- a CDS encoding DUF3303 family protein, whose product MRVMLRAHLDTQISNEALKNGTLPKIMQSMTERLKPEAAYFGPSEGGRSCTFVFDMQDSSLLPTIAEPLFEGLGAKIEIQPVMNSEDLQKGLAALQQG is encoded by the coding sequence ATGAGGGTCATGCTGAGAGCGCATCTGGACACCCAGATCTCGAATGAGGCACTCAAGAACGGCACACTGCCGAAAATCATGCAGTCGATGACGGAACGGCTCAAGCCCGAGGCAGCCTACTTCGGCCCCAGCGAGGGCGGGCGGTCCTGCACCTTCGTCTTCGACATGCAGGACAGTTCACTGCTGCCCACGATCGCGGAGCCGCTCTTCGAGGGACTCGGCGCGAAGATCGAGATCCAGCCGGTGATGAACAGCGAAGACCTGCAGAAGGGTCTTGCCGCGCTGCAGCAGGGCTGA
- a CDS encoding C40 family peptidase yields MTKKRKRWLAGGVSLIVLAIVLMGAVAVHVTGLGSEAEAAAAQHQCTTGNADTTQISQQVQAVLAGSTGDVKVSGLSAPKEQVANAKVIVATGIQMQISARGQVIALATALQESTLRNISYGDRDSLGLFQQRPSQGWGTREQILEPVYASQRFYSALKSVNGWEQMPLTVAAQKVQKSGFPDAYAQHESLATALQQAIAPTLGAAGGLAQAGTLHRAGCTGTGPATVDYGTIPPGTLPAGYQIPLDAPPAVRTAIRWALGQLGTPYQWGGTCTNPHGPLARNRCDCSSLIQRAYGVAGIELTRTTYRQIHDGYTVPSTAVRPGDLVFTVGTATRPEHVAMAIGNGLVVHAPLPGRVVEVAELATHGTILLVRRMVQ; encoded by the coding sequence GTGACCAAGAAGCGCAAGCGGTGGCTGGCTGGCGGCGTGAGCCTGATCGTGCTGGCAATCGTCCTGATGGGAGCTGTTGCCGTACACGTCACCGGCCTCGGGAGCGAAGCCGAAGCGGCAGCCGCCCAGCACCAGTGCACCACCGGCAACGCCGACACGACGCAGATTTCCCAGCAGGTGCAGGCCGTACTGGCCGGAAGCACCGGCGATGTGAAGGTCTCCGGCCTGTCAGCGCCCAAGGAGCAGGTCGCCAACGCCAAAGTTATCGTCGCCACCGGCATCCAGATGCAGATCTCCGCCCGAGGGCAGGTCATCGCTCTCGCCACCGCACTGCAGGAGTCCACACTGCGCAACATCTCCTACGGTGACCGCGACTCCCTCGGACTGTTCCAGCAGCGCCCCTCCCAGGGCTGGGGAACCAGGGAGCAGATCCTGGAGCCCGTCTACGCGTCTCAGAGGTTCTACAGCGCGCTGAAGTCTGTCAACGGCTGGGAGCAGATGCCGCTCACCGTCGCCGCCCAGAAAGTCCAGAAGTCCGGCTTCCCCGACGCCTACGCCCAGCACGAATCACTCGCCACCGCCCTGCAGCAGGCCATTGCCCCCACCCTCGGCGCCGCCGGAGGGCTGGCCCAGGCCGGGACCCTCCATCGGGCCGGCTGCACCGGCACCGGGCCCGCGACGGTCGACTACGGCACGATCCCTCCCGGCACCCTGCCCGCCGGCTACCAGATCCCCCTCGACGCGCCGCCCGCCGTCCGCACCGCAATCCGCTGGGCTCTCGGCCAACTCGGCACCCCGTACCAGTGGGGAGGCACCTGCACCAACCCCCACGGCCCGCTCGCCCGCAACCGCTGCGACTGCTCCTCACTGATACAGCGCGCCTACGGCGTCGCCGGCATCGAACTCACCCGCACCACCTACAGGCAGATCCACGACGGATACACCGTCCCAAGCACTGCCGTACGGCCGGGCGACCTCGTCTTCACAGTCGGCACAGCCACCCGGCCCGAACACGTCGCCATGGCCATCGGCAACGGACTCGTCGTCCACGCACCCCTACCAGGAAGAGTCGTCGAAGTCGCCGAACTCGCCACCCACGGAACGATCCTGCTCGTCCGCCGGATGGTGCAGTAG
- a CDS encoding Rid family hydrolase yields the protein MARAITLIRSASLSDVAEYAYAATAPAESRLIFLAGACPLNDDGSTAAIGDYAGQAAKAIENMEAALTASGASLQDVISTRVLVATARREDLVAAWQVVRDSFADHDVPSTLMGVTVLGYKDQLVEIEAVAAVLDS from the coding sequence GTGGCTCGTGCCATCACTTTGATCCGCTCCGCCTCCCTGTCCGACGTCGCCGAGTACGCCTACGCGGCCACGGCGCCCGCCGAGTCACGCCTGATCTTCCTCGCTGGGGCGTGTCCGCTGAACGATGACGGCTCCACAGCAGCGATCGGGGACTACGCGGGCCAGGCAGCGAAAGCCATCGAGAACATGGAGGCCGCTCTTACTGCCTCAGGTGCGTCACTCCAGGACGTCATCAGCACACGGGTTCTCGTCGCTACGGCCCGGCGGGAGGACCTGGTGGCCGCCTGGCAGGTAGTCCGGGACTCGTTCGCCGACCATGACGTTCCCAGCACCTTGATGGGCGTCACCGTGCTCGGCTATAAGGACCAACTGGTCGAGATCGAGGCCGTCGCCGCCGTACTCGATTCTTGA
- a CDS encoding MraY family glycosyltransferase, with amino-acid sequence MRDYLLLLCIAAGVTTLLSEPIRRLAVATGSVPGVRARDVHRVPIPRMGGIAMFAGLSAALLIATRLPTFDNSDVLNDVRAVFSGAVVVWVTGVVDDRIELTAPVKLGAQLLAAGLMSWQGLTLLWLPIPGIGNVLLPSPINFIATVGVVLVSINAVNFIDGLDGLAAGVAAIAGAALFLYCYRLWYGYGIEAAAPATMLSVVTVGLCVGFLMHNAYPARIFMGDSGSMLLGLLLAGACVSFLGQVDPDSLARQLGGERNTVYASTPVYLTFLLPSVIIALPLADLVIAVVRRVLRGQSPFVADREHFHHRLLRIGYTHPRVVLVMYFWSALLSFGAVAYSVHLEDATVSLVSGFAAAGLIPLLVPYVTAQRLRWKRRQE; translated from the coding sequence ATGCGGGACTATCTCCTGCTGCTGTGCATTGCAGCGGGCGTAACGACACTGCTGTCGGAACCCATCCGTCGGCTGGCTGTCGCGACCGGAAGCGTTCCCGGAGTGCGAGCCCGTGACGTGCACAGGGTTCCAATTCCGAGAATGGGCGGCATCGCCATGTTCGCAGGCTTGTCTGCCGCTTTGCTAATCGCCACCCGCTTGCCCACCTTCGATAACTCCGACGTATTGAACGACGTACGAGCCGTCTTCTCCGGTGCCGTGGTGGTATGGGTTACAGGGGTGGTTGACGACAGGATTGAGCTGACTGCCCCTGTAAAATTGGGTGCACAGCTTCTAGCGGCCGGTCTGATGTCATGGCAAGGTCTAACTCTCTTGTGGCTTCCGATTCCCGGCATCGGGAACGTTCTTTTGCCCTCGCCCATTAATTTCATCGCCACCGTAGGAGTGGTACTGGTATCGATCAATGCGGTGAACTTCATCGATGGCCTCGATGGGCTGGCAGCTGGTGTAGCTGCCATTGCTGGAGCCGCTCTCTTTCTTTACTGCTACCGACTCTGGTACGGCTATGGCATAGAAGCAGCAGCTCCGGCGACGATGCTTTCGGTAGTCACAGTCGGGCTTTGCGTAGGTTTCTTGATGCACAACGCCTACCCGGCCCGCATCTTCATGGGTGATTCCGGTTCGATGCTCCTAGGGCTGCTCCTCGCAGGTGCCTGCGTCTCGTTTCTGGGCCAGGTGGATCCTGATTCCCTTGCGAGGCAGCTGGGCGGCGAGCGCAACACTGTCTATGCATCAACCCCGGTGTACCTGACATTTCTCCTGCCATCAGTGATCATCGCACTCCCCCTCGCTGACCTCGTAATAGCGGTGGTGCGGCGCGTCCTGCGCGGGCAGTCACCGTTTGTAGCGGACAGGGAACATTTCCACCATCGCCTCTTGCGGATTGGATACACCCATCCAAGGGTGGTGCTGGTAATGTATTTCTGGTCTGCCTTGCTGTCGTTCGGAGCAGTCGCCTACTCGGTACATCTCGAAGATGCAACAGTATCGCTAGTCTCCGGGTTCGCGGCAGCTGGACTCATTCCCCTGCTTGTGCCTTACGTTACGGCTCAAAGGTTGCGATGGAAACGACGACAAGAATGA
- a CDS encoding SRPBCC family protein translates to MMRTMKYTVSIEIALPREKVVQLLADPAHLPKWLRGLVLHEPLSGEHGQLGTKSRVVMQMGQRKIECTETITRREPADLREIPKTSVVHFDREIVGEGMWSAVRDRLTEASPETTLWESENEYRFSGFLMKLVGLLMPGAFRKQSQQHMQDFKAFAEQGKDVREATD, encoded by the coding sequence ATGATGCGCACCATGAAATACACCGTCTCCATCGAGATCGCCCTGCCGCGGGAGAAGGTGGTCCAGCTGCTCGCCGACCCGGCACACCTGCCGAAATGGCTGCGGGGCCTGGTGCTGCACGAGCCGCTGAGTGGGGAGCACGGGCAGCTCGGCACCAAGTCGCGGGTCGTGATGCAGATGGGCCAGCGGAAGATCGAGTGCACCGAGACCATCACACGCCGGGAACCGGCAGACCTTCGCGAGATCCCGAAAACGAGCGTCGTTCACTTCGACCGAGAGATCGTCGGCGAGGGCATGTGGAGCGCCGTGCGCGACCGGCTGACCGAAGCCAGCCCGGAAACGACGCTCTGGGAGAGCGAGAACGAATACCGGTTTAGCGGCTTTCTAATGAAGCTGGTGGGACTTCTGATGCCCGGCGCCTTCCGTAAGCAGTCGCAACAGCACATGCAGGACTTCAAGGCGTTCGCCGAGCAGGGAAAGGACGTCCGCGAGGCGACGGACTGA
- a CDS encoding TerD family protein, with protein sequence MTTTLAKGGNAVLSAAVCRVTLTSLTTGIDVSAVLLGQDGKVRSDDDLVFYNHSSQDGIELNGQTIVADLTVVPTTVDRIAVVASIDPELQATHFDASNTPRAVIECGNARVTFAPPPLVERETVAVLIELYRRAGSWKARAVGQGWDTGLAGLASDFGIVVDDPGPSAVQTSAPTETRHMPTAPPPPTYAPRVSPAVAPVLPATPVRPLVPLGKVALTKAGQATIDMRKDDPSLIVTATLEWNGGSASRRRAGADLDLYALYVPGRLVTPPGKRPNKSDQVVYYRQLGSPVAPPYIALDGDSRVPGRETITIRRPDLQGYVLLCAYSAVENGTGSFKSYGARAVVTDGRGSTVTVPLFNNRSLSYWVAVALIDFTVPDGAQIRHVEKYSGNHVEARPTLYSNGNFRMSTGKVEFKTR encoded by the coding sequence ATGACTACCACTCTTGCCAAGGGCGGCAACGCCGTCTTGTCTGCGGCGGTTTGCCGCGTCACCCTCACCTCGCTGACTACGGGCATCGATGTCTCTGCTGTTCTGCTCGGGCAAGACGGCAAGGTGCGGAGCGATGACGATCTGGTCTTCTACAACCACTCGTCGCAGGACGGGATCGAGCTGAATGGGCAGACAATCGTCGCGGATCTGACCGTGGTCCCTACGACAGTCGACCGCATTGCCGTTGTCGCCAGCATCGACCCCGAGCTGCAAGCTACTCACTTCGACGCGAGCAATACCCCCCGAGCGGTCATCGAGTGCGGGAACGCACGCGTCACATTTGCGCCGCCGCCGCTCGTAGAGAGGGAGACGGTGGCCGTCCTTATCGAGCTCTACCGACGAGCAGGCAGTTGGAAGGCGAGAGCGGTCGGCCAGGGATGGGATACAGGGCTGGCGGGTCTGGCCTCGGACTTCGGCATCGTTGTGGATGACCCAGGACCGTCCGCGGTACAGACCTCGGCGCCCACGGAGACTCGACACATGCCCACTGCGCCACCGCCCCCCACCTACGCACCGCGGGTCTCACCGGCGGTTGCACCGGTCCTGCCGGCGACGCCGGTTCGCCCTCTCGTCCCGCTGGGCAAAGTCGCCCTCACCAAGGCCGGGCAGGCGACCATCGACATGCGCAAGGACGACCCGAGCCTCATCGTGACGGCCACACTCGAGTGGAACGGCGGAAGCGCGTCCCGAAGGCGGGCCGGCGCCGACCTCGATCTGTACGCCCTCTATGTCCCTGGAAGGCTAGTCACGCCACCTGGAAAGCGTCCGAACAAATCAGATCAGGTCGTCTACTACCGACAGCTCGGATCGCCCGTCGCGCCGCCCTACATCGCTCTGGATGGCGACTCCCGGGTGCCGGGCCGCGAGACGATCACGATCCGTCGTCCAGACCTCCAGGGCTACGTCCTTCTGTGTGCCTATAGCGCGGTGGAGAACGGGACCGGTTCGTTCAAGTCCTACGGTGCCCGGGCGGTCGTCACCGACGGGCGGGGATCCACCGTTACCGTGCCACTTTTCAACAATCGCAGCTTGTCCTACTGGGTCGCCGTGGCCTTGATTGACTTCACCGTCCCCGACGGTGCCCAGATCCGGCATGTGGAGAAGTACAGCGGCAACCATGTCGAGGCCCGCCCAACGCTGTACTCGAATGGAAACTTCCGCATGAGTACCGGCAAGGTCGAGTTCAAAACAAGGTAG
- a CDS encoding transposase, with the protein MNTRAWIVFLDESGVSLLPQVRRTYAPRGRTPLLRHRLNWKRASMAGALGFHAADPDRGPRLCFHLKPGSYDTAGLIEVLEQMKTFYRGERVVLVWDGLSAHWSRAMRAWVAEQDWLTLERLPAYAPELNPVELLWSSLKKRELANLAGDHLADVADATEQGIHRINDNPQLPWSFLAHTGLTLHTPTPLN; encoded by the coding sequence GTGAACACACGTGCCTGGATCGTCTTCCTCGACGAATCGGGAGTCTCGCTGCTGCCGCAGGTCCGCCGCACTTACGCACCCCGCGGCCGCACCCCGCTTCTGCGGCACCGGCTGAACTGGAAGCGCGCGTCGATGGCCGGGGCCCTGGGATTCCACGCCGCCGACCCCGATCGCGGGCCTCGCCTGTGCTTCCACCTCAAGCCCGGCAGCTACGACACCGCCGGACTCATCGAGGTCTTGGAGCAGATGAAGACGTTCTACCGCGGCGAGCGGGTGGTCCTGGTCTGGGACGGGCTGTCGGCTCACTGGAGCCGGGCGATGCGGGCCTGGGTCGCCGAGCAGGACTGGCTCACCCTGGAGCGATTACCGGCTTACGCTCCTGAGCTCAACCCGGTGGAACTGCTGTGGTCCTCGCTCAAGAAACGCGAGCTCGCCAACCTCGCCGGCGACCACCTCGCCGATGTCGCCGACGCCACCGAACAAGGCATCCACCGCATCAACGACAACCCCCAACTGCCCTGGTCCTTCCTCGCCCACACCGGCCTCACCCTCCATACACCAACCCCACTGAACTAA
- a CDS encoding amidohydrolase family protein — translation MSESTRAMSRRSLLIAGGALATTVAATGESSALARGEAVPRGSGSGDDAGRARIDVHHHFTAPAWVDWAEREGLVRRQELLWWARWDLDSTLALMDRVGIATAVLNPTMQDRYRTAAQAREGLTVVFEAMADLVALHPGRFAVLAPAVLDHPEVTTWALRRAFDELGAVGASVKANYNGVYLGDPSYDRFLAELDERAAVLFTHPLDLPGGTPGVPTVPGIPNFMCDFLLDTTRAAVNLIRTRTLDRYPHLSVILPHAGGFLPQIATRMEAFGGFCTPPLDAARVRDYLHRFYYDTAGPSAPSGTVVATAGADRILFGTDWPAASADIITDFTVPAIETDPVFTDRQRRGINRDNALRLLPALRRAY, via the coding sequence ATGTCCGAATCGACCCGGGCCATGAGCCGGCGCAGTCTGCTCATCGCCGGCGGGGCGTTGGCGACCACCGTCGCTGCCACGGGCGAGTCCAGCGCTCTGGCCAGGGGGGAAGCGGTGCCGCGGGGCTCGGGGAGCGGCGATGACGCCGGCCGGGCAAGGATCGACGTCCACCACCATTTCACCGCTCCGGCATGGGTGGACTGGGCGGAGCGTGAAGGCCTGGTGCGGCGGCAGGAGCTGCTGTGGTGGGCGCGTTGGGATCTGGACTCCACTCTGGCGCTGATGGACCGGGTAGGAATCGCGACCGCGGTCCTCAACCCGACCATGCAGGACCGGTACCGCACCGCGGCGCAGGCCAGGGAAGGTCTCACCGTCGTCTTCGAGGCGATGGCCGACCTGGTGGCCCTACACCCGGGCCGTTTCGCCGTCCTCGCTCCTGCTGTCCTGGACCATCCCGAAGTGACCACGTGGGCTCTCCGCCGCGCCTTCGACGAGCTCGGTGCCGTCGGAGCCAGCGTGAAAGCCAACTACAACGGTGTCTACCTCGGTGATCCCTCGTACGACCGCTTCCTCGCCGAGCTCGACGAGCGCGCCGCGGTCCTCTTCACGCATCCGCTCGACCTCCCGGGCGGAACACCCGGCGTGCCCACCGTCCCCGGAATTCCGAACTTCATGTGCGATTTCCTGCTGGACACCACGCGTGCTGCTGTGAACCTGATCCGTACCAGGACACTCGACCGCTACCCGCACCTGTCAGTCATCCTGCCGCACGCCGGAGGATTCCTCCCTCAGATCGCCACCCGCATGGAGGCCTTCGGCGGCTTCTGCACTCCACCCCTCGATGCTGCCCGTGTACGGGACTATCTCCACCGCTTCTACTACGACACGGCGGGCCCGTCAGCCCCCTCGGGCACTGTGGTGGCCACCGCCGGCGCCGACCGGATCCTCTTCGGCACCGACTGGCCGGCCGCCTCCGCAGACATCATCACCGACTTCACGGTGCCGGCCATCGAGACCGACCCCGTCTTCACCGACCGCCAACGACGCGGCATCAACCGCGACAACGCGCTCCGCCTGCTGCCCGCACTGAGGCGCGCCTATTGA
- a CDS encoding LamG domain-containing protein: protein MDLERTNPISSSSKWPGPAILDQLGDRYVSAGRGTACSPSQPRAVIEFNDNPQETDENLTSTVRSFADGKLSLLTLMLMAKDETDTVAWKRFDDDAVIRVTYVSKPATPAEHGFPSGSTQICSKSESAPTTISDLTPILVATPRAVSGGESGGMLRLYFDVDGKNPDGTWFDAPQPTTGSLAPTTGHLSYSTVAKDFPNQPKEWNVALKEGTLYRFTVNTQSYPNTSYTQPLSSGGASWCYFKVDPTAPKAPVVKFNSVYSECVTGGSCVPAGAPGQAGSFTFSPATGDSNTHYQYKLSTEAAWSGWKAATSGSYTTSITPPVSGTFVLNVQAKDSLGRVGEAAVKFLVSEGSGPVGRWDFNEASGVALDTSTTNTALQNNLTLTASGATRTEQGRRGELTAADGSKTQDRTLSLTSTAQGAASTTKQVVETQASYTMTAWARLDTAGSAYVTVLGQDSANTSAFFLSYCADVQTWCVRLAGQRVNALNPPQPKAWTHLGVVVNTTTQQIDFYVNGVPQGTKAYSTGALASTGGLQVGRAKYAGSYVDYFPGQLDEVAMWQRPLSPEEMAVEAGAKDAQDWGYVELVAQYNPAGGSGSSLQDTSGYSSTLTMASGASLNGEDIVLDGVDDSASTDRPLVDDTGSFTVSTAVDVDTKKLETMPTGSMQVLGQQTAAGSSWGIWFEKTGMENAEADAGGDDPVIDEETGEVIVKQVPVGRWHFGRLTSDGTGVSVRSEELLTPAGEIRLTGVFDATSQTIRLYVGGVQESVPLAYQSTVGSGFTVGKGWINSAWGSYLPGRISDIRLWAGALTNEQQLEAVVGN, encoded by the coding sequence GTGGACCTGGAGCGCACCAACCCGATCTCCTCGTCCTCCAAGTGGCCGGGCCCGGCCATCCTGGACCAGCTCGGCGACCGCTACGTATCGGCCGGCCGGGGAACCGCATGCTCCCCCTCCCAGCCGCGCGCGGTCATCGAATTCAACGACAACCCGCAGGAGACCGACGAGAACCTGACGTCAACCGTCCGGTCGTTCGCCGATGGCAAGCTGAGCCTCCTGACGCTGATGCTGATGGCGAAGGACGAGACGGACACGGTCGCCTGGAAGCGGTTCGACGACGACGCCGTGATCAGGGTGACGTACGTGAGCAAGCCGGCGACACCGGCCGAGCACGGCTTTCCCTCGGGCTCCACGCAGATCTGCAGCAAGTCCGAGTCCGCTCCGACCACGATCTCCGACCTCACGCCGATCCTCGTGGCGACGCCCCGCGCCGTGTCCGGGGGCGAGAGCGGCGGCATGCTGCGGCTGTACTTCGACGTCGACGGGAAGAACCCGGACGGCACATGGTTCGATGCGCCGCAGCCGACGACGGGTTCCCTGGCCCCGACCACGGGCCACCTCTCCTACAGCACGGTGGCGAAGGACTTCCCGAACCAGCCGAAGGAATGGAACGTAGCTCTCAAGGAGGGCACCCTCTACCGCTTCACCGTTAACACCCAGTCCTACCCGAACACGTCGTACACCCAGCCGCTCAGCAGCGGCGGCGCCTCCTGGTGCTACTTCAAGGTGGACCCCACCGCTCCCAAGGCTCCGGTCGTGAAATTCAACTCGGTGTATTCCGAGTGCGTCACGGGCGGTTCCTGCGTGCCGGCCGGTGCTCCGGGGCAGGCCGGCTCCTTCACCTTCAGTCCTGCCACAGGTGACTCGAACACCCACTACCAGTACAAGCTCTCAACTGAAGCGGCTTGGAGCGGCTGGAAGGCCGCTACCTCAGGGTCGTACACCACCAGCATCACCCCTCCGGTGTCCGGCACCTTCGTCCTGAACGTTCAGGCCAAGGACTCCCTGGGTCGTGTCGGTGAGGCGGCGGTGAAGTTCCTGGTCAGCGAGGGATCAGGACCTGTCGGCCGCTGGGACTTCAACGAGGCGTCCGGAGTGGCCCTGGATACCTCCACCACCAACACCGCACTGCAGAACAACCTGACCCTCACCGCTTCCGGCGCGACCCGAACCGAGCAAGGACGGCGAGGAGAACTTACTGCAGCGGACGGTTCCAAAACGCAGGACCGGACCTTGTCGCTGACCAGCACCGCCCAGGGAGCGGCATCGACCACGAAGCAGGTCGTCGAGACCCAGGCCTCCTACACCATGACGGCCTGGGCACGACTCGACACCGCCGGTTCGGCCTACGTGACAGTTCTGGGACAGGACAGCGCCAATACCAGCGCATTCTTCCTGAGTTACTGCGCGGATGTTCAGACCTGGTGTGTCCGGCTTGCCGGACAGCGCGTCAACGCGCTGAACCCCCCGCAACCCAAGGCATGGACGCACCTCGGCGTTGTGGTCAACACCACGACCCAGCAGATCGACTTCTACGTCAATGGAGTCCCGCAGGGAACCAAGGCCTACAGCACAGGCGCATTGGCTTCGACCGGCGGTCTTCAGGTCGGACGCGCCAAGTACGCGGGCTCCTACGTGGACTACTTCCCCGGGCAGCTCGACGAGGTGGCCATGTGGCAGCGCCCGCTGTCGCCAGAGGAGATGGCGGTCGAAGCCGGGGCGAAGGACGCGCAGGACTGGGGCTACGTCGAACTGGTCGCCCAGTACAACCCGGCCGGCGGCTCCGGTTCCTCCCTTCAGGACACCAGCGGCTACAGCAGCACGCTGACCATGGCCTCGGGCGCTTCGCTGAACGGTGAGGACATCGTCCTGGACGGTGTGGACGACTCCGCCTCGACGGACCGTCCCCTGGTGGACGACACCGGCTCCTTCACCGTGTCCACTGCCGTGGACGTGGACACGAAGAAGCTGGAGACCATGCCGACCGGGTCCATGCAGGTTCTGGGCCAGCAGACCGCGGCGGGCTCCTCGTGGGGTATCTGGTTCGAGAAGACCGGAATGGAGAACGCCGAAGCCGACGCCGGGGGTGATGATCCCGTGATCGACGAGGAGACCGGCGAGGTGATCGTCAAACAGGTTCCGGTGGGACGCTGGCACTTCGGCCGCCTGACCTCCGACGGAACAGGTGTCTCAGTACGCAGCGAGGAACTCCTCACCCCCGCGGGCGAGATCCGGCTGACCGGCGTGTTCGACGCCACCTCGCAGACCATCCGGCTCTACGTCGGCGGCGTCCAGGAGAGTGTCCCGCTGGCCTATCAGTCCACCGTCGGATCGGGCTTCACCGTCGGCAAGGGCTGGATCAACAGCGCCTGGGGAAGCTACCTGCCCGGTCGGATCAGCGACATCCGCCTGTGGGCTGGAGCCCTGACCAACGAGCAGCAGCTGGAAGCCGTCGTCGGTAACTGA
- a CDS encoding nucleoside triphosphate pyrophosphohydrolase: MDTYSRQGKLVRDRIPQIIRENGAEPVIYIAGRDEYRSRLRDKLGEEVAEFLEADEDSAPEELADVLEVVRALAVDLGVDADHLEKIRDGKAGERGGFADRIVWTGNR; the protein is encoded by the coding sequence GTGGATACCTACAGCAGGCAGGGCAAGTTGGTGCGGGACCGGATTCCGCAGATCATCCGCGAGAACGGGGCCGAGCCGGTCATCTACATCGCGGGCCGGGATGAATACCGCAGCCGGCTGCGAGACAAGCTCGGCGAGGAGGTCGCCGAGTTCCTCGAGGCGGATGAGGATTCGGCGCCGGAGGAACTCGCGGATGTGCTGGAAGTCGTTCGCGCGCTCGCGGTGGACCTGGGGGTCGACGCGGATCACCTGGAGAAGATCCGTGACGGCAAGGCCGGCGAGAGGGGAGGCTTCGCCGACCGGATCGTCTGGACCGGCAACCGCTGA
- a CDS encoding transposase, producing the protein MTPPQAKTWSQRGRTPVVRVRGRSRRRMSIAALTCYKPGQRSRLIYRPSRDDGRRDGRKSFSWRDYRDLLIAAHQQLGGPIVLVWDNRNVHKAAGLREFAEARDWLTIYYLPPYAPDLNPVEGIWSLLRRGWLSNDAFSTPEHVIQRIRRCLRHIQYRSDLIDGCLAETGLTIRPR; encoded by the coding sequence ATGACGCCGCCGCAGGCGAAGACCTGGTCACAGCGCGGCCGGACCCCGGTGGTGCGGGTCCGCGGCCGTTCCCGCAGACGGATGTCCATCGCCGCACTGACCTGCTACAAACCCGGCCAACGGTCGAGGCTGATCTACCGGCCAAGCCGGGACGACGGCAGACGCGACGGACGCAAGAGCTTCTCCTGGCGCGACTACCGGGACCTGCTGATCGCGGCCCACCAACAGCTGGGCGGCCCGATCGTGCTCGTCTGGGACAACCGCAACGTCCACAAAGCCGCCGGCCTGCGGGAGTTCGCCGAAGCCCGGGACTGGCTGACCATCTACTACCTGCCGCCCTACGCACCCGACCTCAACCCCGTCGAAGGGATCTGGTCCCTCCTGCGACGCGGCTGGCTCTCCAACGACGCCTTCAGCACGCCCGAACACGTCATCCAGCGCATCCGACGCTGCCTGCGACACATCCAGTACCGCAGCGACCTCATAGACGGCTGCCTCGCCGAGACCGGCCTGACCATCAGACCCAGATGA
- a CDS encoding WhiB family transcriptional regulator, which produces MEVQWREEAACRSADPEELFAEAARQNRAKSVCAGCPVRTECLAEALDNRIEFGVWGGMTERERRALLRRRPNVASWRNALESARDTAMPRAS; this is translated from the coding sequence GTGGAGGTCCAGTGGCGCGAGGAAGCAGCGTGCCGGTCCGCGGACCCGGAGGAGCTGTTCGCCGAGGCCGCGCGGCAGAACCGCGCCAAGTCGGTATGTGCGGGCTGCCCGGTACGTACAGAGTGCCTGGCCGAGGCCCTCGACAACCGGATCGAGTTCGGCGTGTGGGGCGGCATGACCGAACGCGAGCGTCGCGCCCTGCTGCGCCGCCGACCCAATGTCGCATCCTGGCGCAACGCACTGGAATCCGCCCGGGACACTGCGATGCCCAGGGCAAGCTGA
- a CDS encoding SMI1/KNR4 family protein, which produces MSGLDELRRLLGEPAPRPHSSSDWVEVENYLGSPLPTDYKAFMDAYGSGIISEELMVFHPQGSTPLLPRMREIHERASQSRERRPDDFPHPFHPEENGLIHWGYDFGGDEHFFLPCSPDPNQWKVVTAVHESGCMTFDGPFVAFILNFITNLQFMDEAGNIGPATPSFESA; this is translated from the coding sequence GTGTCAGGGCTTGACGAGTTGAGGCGACTGTTGGGAGAGCCTGCGCCAAGACCGCACTCGTCGAGCGACTGGGTTGAGGTTGAAAACTACCTCGGCTCGCCGTTGCCGACCGACTACAAGGCCTTCATGGACGCCTACGGCAGCGGCATCATCTCCGAAGAGCTCATGGTCTTCCACCCCCAAGGATCTACCCCGCTCCTGCCGCGCATGCGCGAGATCCACGAGCGTGCCAGCCAGTCCCGCGAGCGGCGCCCGGACGACTTTCCTCATCCGTTCCACCCTGAGGAAAACGGTCTCATCCACTGGGGGTACGACTTCGGCGGGGATGAGCACTTCTTCCTGCCGTGCAGCCCCGATCCGAACCAATGGAAGGTCGTCACAGCGGTGCATGAATCCGGCTGCATGACCTTCGACGGCCCGTTCGTCGCCTTCATCCTCAACTTCATCACGAATCTTCAGTTCATGGACGAAGCGGGCAACATCGGACCCGCGACACCTAGCTTCGAGTCCGCCTGA